The window GGACGGGGGGCGTCGTCGTTGGTGCCGGTCTACCATGGCCGTGTGCGAAGCCGCCGGCTCGTCATCTTCGACGCCATCTCCCTGACGGCGTTCGCGCTGGCCTCGGGTTGGGTGGCGACCCGCCTGGGCTCGCCTTCCGCAGGAGCCATCGGCTGGATCGCGTTTGGTGCAGTGGCTGGGATCGCCGCTGCGGATCTCGCAACCGGTGTCGTTCACTGGATCGGCGATCGATGCTTCGAGGAAAGCACGCCATGGATCGGGGGGATGTTGATCCAGCCCTTCCGGGAGCATCACGAGGATCCCGCCGCGATCACCCGCCACGGCGTCCTGGAAGTGACCGGGAACAACGCGCTCCTGCTCTTGCCTGTGCTGGCGTTGATGGTCTGGTTCGCGCCGACGTTCGGCGGCTCCGCCGGTGCAAGCTTCGGTCTGGCATTCCTGGGCGCTTTCGCCACGGCCGGACTGCTCAGCAATCCGATTCATCGTTGGTCACATCTGGCACGGGTGCCCGCACCCCTCTCATGGCTGCAGCGGCATCGACTCCTGCTCTCACCTGCGCATCACGCCCTCCACCACCGGGGCGGACATCAGACGCATTTTTGTGTCGTGACGGGCTGGATGAACCCGCTGATCGACGGGCTCGGGAGGTTCCGCAAGCGCAAGCGAGTCTCTTCGCTGCCGGAGCGGCCTCGCGCCACGGGGAGCAAGCTTGGACGCGTTTGATTGGAACGCGTTCTACTACGCCAGCTGGCAATGGCCCTGGGCTCTGCTGGTCGTGCCCTTCGCCTACCTGGCGATGCGCGCCGCGACCCAGGCACCCCGAGGCGGTGCCGTTCCAGGCGAGGCGCGCTTCGTTTCGGGCTGGCTCCTGCTCTTCGCGGTCGAGACCATGCTCGATCCGATTGCGACGGGGCCCCTGGCCAAAGCAGTCGACCATCCGACGGCGAGTACGGCGCTCGGGCTTTCGTTCGTATTGTTGGGAGATTTCCGGGTCTACTGGCTCGTTCTCCATCTATTGGCTCCGGCCGACGGTCTTGCTCGCACCGCGGGGCGTGCGGCAGCTTTGACTGCGCTGGTGCCGCTGGTCGCAGGCTTCGGCAACGCGGCACTCGATCGCGCCACGGGTGGCGTTCCGGGCCAGGTCCTCTGGCTCCTCCACGAGAGTTCGTTCGTGGTCGTCGCGCTCGTCCTCGCGCGCAGGGTCGTGCCCGCCCGGCTCGGTGAGGGCGGCGAGCGGTCCACCTTCCTGCGCATCGTATTGGGCTATGTCGTTGCCTACTACGCGCTCTGGGCCGCTGCCGACGTGATGATCCTGGCCGGCCTCGACGAGGGATGGGCCATCCGATTGGTGCCGAATCAGCTCTACTACGCGTTCTTCGTTCCCTTCGTGCACCTCGCGTTCTTTCGAAGCAAGGGTTAGAGCGAGAGCGGGGACGTTCTTTCCGCTGTTTCCGTTACGGAGGAACCCGCAGAGCGGGTTCCTCCGTAACGGAAACAGCGGAAAGAACGTCCCCGCTCTCGCTCTAGAAGGCCACTCCGGGCAGCCATGTGACGAGCCCCGGCCATACGAAGAGAGCTGCCAGCCCGAGGAGCTGGAGCAAGACGAACGGCACGACCCCGCGGTAGATATGGCCCAGTTCGATTCCTGGTGGCGCCACGCCCTTCAGGTAGAAGAGAGCGAAGCCAACGGGAGGGGTCAGGAACGAGGTCTGCAAACAGACCGCGACGAGCATGGTGAACCAGAGCTTGTCGATCCCGAGTGCCAGGGTCACAGGCTCCATCAGGGGCAGCACGATCAAGGTGATTTCGATCCAGTCGAGGAAGAAGCCCAGCAGGAAGACCAGGCCCATCAAGCAGACGACGATGCCGGTCGGGCCGAAGGGCAGGGCGGTGATCGCGCTTTCGATCACCTCGTCACCGCCGAGTTCCCGAAGCACTACGGAGAAGCAGGTGGCGCCGAGGAAGATGGCAAAGATGAAGGACGTGGTGCGCGCTGTTGCCTGCGACACATCGCGGACGATTCTCCGGTCCAGGCGCCGGCGTGCGAAGGCGAGCAGGGTCGCGCCGAGCGCACCGACGCCAGCCGCTTCCGAGGGGGATACGATGCCAAAGAAGATCGAGCCGAGGACGGCGATGATCAGCCCCAGGGGCGGGAGGAGGGCACGGATCACATCATTCAGCGCAGCCCGGCCAGCGCTTCCGGCGTGGGGCGGTGCAAGATGCGGCTGAAGCCGGCAGCGGAGGGTCAGGTACGCGAGATAGAGCCCGGCCAGCAGCAGGCCGGGGAAGACCGCACCGAGGAAGAGATCGCCGACGGAGAGCTGCATCGGATCGCTCATCAGGACGAGCATGATGCTCGGCGGGATGAGGATGCCCAGGCAGCCGGCGGCGGCCACCGTGCCGACCGCAAGTTCCGGCTGGTAGCCGTCGTCGAGCATGGCCGGCAGCGCCAGGGTGCCGAGCAGGGCCACGGAAGCGCCGATGATTCCGGTAGACGCTGCCAGGACGACACCCAGGAGAGTGACCGCGAGTGCCAGCCCGCCTGCCAGGCGGCCCATCAGTGCCTGCATGGCGCGCAGCAGGTCGGCCGCGATCCCGCTTCGGTCGAGCATATGACCCATGAAGACGAAGAGTGGGAGCGGTACGAGCCCGTAGTTCGACATCGTTCCGTAG is drawn from bacterium and contains these coding sequences:
- a CDS encoding TRAP transporter large permease subunit; its protein translation is MFATFVALLLSGYPVAWVLAGTGVIFALGGEILNNHGFLVDADLSTLGLVVNRIYGTMSNYGLVPLPLFVFMGHMLDRSGIAADLLRAMQALMGRLAGGLALAVTLLGVVLAASTGIIGASVALLGTLALPAMLDDGYQPELAVGTVAAAGCLGILIPPSIMLVLMSDPMQLSVGDLFLGAVFPGLLLAGLYLAYLTLRCRLQPHLAPPHAGSAGRAALNDVIRALLPPLGLIIAVLGSIFFGIVSPSEAAGVGALGATLLAFARRRLDRRIVRDVSQATARTTSFIFAIFLGATCFSVVLRELGGDEVIESAITALPFGPTGIVVCLMGLVFLLGFFLDWIEITLIVLPLMEPVTLALGIDKLWFTMLVAVCLQTSFLTPPVGFALFYLKGVAPPGIELGHIYRGVVPFVLLQLLGLAALFVWPGLVTWLPGVAF